A DNA window from Candidatus Methylacidiphilales bacterium contains the following coding sequences:
- a CDS encoding glycosyltransferase: MNSSDVPSGNRIVARSKFLFDGNQKFYLQGVTYGPFRPETPGGPCLPGPEKAERDFRMIRDAGLNVLRLYHSPPRWLLDMAWKYGLRVLTTIPWPLRGLFLDDPKVLRQIRENAREAARANSGHPAVLGFYVDNEMQPDLVRWYGPRKIENFFNSLIQIVKDEDPGALASYANFPPTEYVTPRLVDFYSYNVYLHNRNEFSGYLARLQNIAGDKPLVIGEFGMDTIRHSQEEQAQLIAGHYEEVFRGGAAGTILFSFTDEWFTGGQDITDWAFGLVDRKRKPKLSYHTVAEKTIRTGESVSEKYPIADAPKVSVVVCTYNGGKTLRGCLETLGNLKYPDYEVVVVDDGSRDDTQEILADFPWVSNIRQGNLGLSVARNNGMKSGTGSVIAYTDSDCMPDEDWLYHLVQTLIRSQFAAVGGPNISPPAVNWIQAAVAAAPGAPSHVLLSDTEAEHVPGCNMAYHRWALEMIDGFDPVYRKAGDDVDLCWRLMARGHKVAFSPAAVVWHHRRFTVNAYFGQQKGYGEAEALLRYKHLNFFDDSGSARWKGTIYGAPMVDDFFGQPIIYHGEFAMGFFQSIYRRPEAFWKAIVGSLQWNIATLFILVLSMQFEVLRVVPLLMFGATLLSALSYMGRAHIEPKFDTIPSRLLLLYLALTQPWSRAWARYFTWLEHKRTPKTVLNSKEEELVEPIGLLNCGQQAYWGEKGLGREILLGKIVERLNKEGWRYVLDNGWGDWDIEILTSRWWHVRLRTLSEHYPEEKRLTRVANTLVMNTFSILTLLIIAGLALTFGYMFAPYWWAVLGAALAAPAYGFWRGLVVRHRIGELVQVAAGESGLISIANDADRK, encoded by the coding sequence ATGAATTCATCTGATGTGCCGTCCGGCAACCGCATTGTTGCCCGCTCCAAGTTCCTGTTTGATGGGAACCAAAAATTCTATTTGCAAGGGGTGACCTACGGGCCTTTCCGTCCGGAGACACCTGGGGGGCCCTGTCTGCCCGGCCCTGAAAAAGCCGAGCGGGATTTTCGCATGATCCGGGATGCGGGGCTGAATGTGTTGCGTTTGTATCACAGCCCGCCGCGCTGGCTGCTGGACATGGCATGGAAATACGGCCTGCGGGTGCTGACCACCATCCCGTGGCCGTTGCGGGGCCTTTTTCTGGATGATCCCAAGGTGCTGCGGCAGATCCGCGAAAATGCGCGGGAAGCCGCGCGCGCGAATTCAGGCCACCCGGCTGTGCTGGGATTTTATGTCGATAATGAAATGCAGCCGGATCTGGTCCGGTGGTATGGGCCCCGGAAAATCGAAAACTTTTTCAACTCCCTGATTCAGATCGTAAAGGATGAAGATCCCGGCGCACTGGCTTCATATGCCAACTTCCCGCCCACGGAATATGTGACGCCGAGGCTGGTGGATTTTTATTCCTATAACGTGTACCTGCACAACCGGAATGAATTTTCCGGCTACCTCGCCCGCCTGCAGAATATCGCGGGGGACAAGCCCCTGGTCATCGGGGAGTTTGGCATGGACACGATCCGCCACTCGCAGGAGGAACAGGCGCAGTTGATTGCCGGGCACTACGAGGAAGTGTTCCGCGGCGGCGCGGCCGGCACGATTTTGTTTTCATTCACCGACGAATGGTTTACCGGCGGGCAGGACATCACGGACTGGGCTTTCGGCCTGGTGGACCGCAAGCGGAAACCGAAGTTGTCCTATCATACGGTTGCCGAGAAAACGATCCGGACCGGCGAGTCGGTCAGCGAGAAATATCCGATTGCGGATGCACCCAAGGTTTCGGTGGTGGTGTGTACCTACAACGGCGGCAAAACCCTGCGCGGTTGCCTGGAAACGCTCGGAAATTTGAAATACCCGGATTACGAGGTTGTGGTGGTCGATGATGGCTCCCGCGATGACACCCAGGAAATCCTGGCGGATTTCCCATGGGTATCAAATATCCGGCAGGGCAATCTCGGCTTGAGCGTGGCGCGCAACAACGGGATGAAGTCAGGCACAGGCTCCGTCATTGCCTATACCGATTCCGACTGCATGCCCGACGAGGACTGGCTGTATCATCTGGTGCAAACCTTGATCCGCAGCCAGTTTGCCGCCGTTGGCGGACCAAACATTTCACCGCCGGCTGTGAACTGGATCCAGGCCGCCGTTGCCGCCGCGCCAGGCGCTCCAAGCCATGTGCTGCTGTCGGATACCGAGGCGGAACATGTACCCGGTTGCAACATGGCCTATCACCGCTGGGCGCTGGAAATGATTGACGGATTTGATCCGGTTTACCGCAAGGCAGGAGACGACGTTGATTTGTGCTGGCGGCTGATGGCGCGGGGGCACAAGGTGGCGTTCAGTCCCGCGGCGGTTGTCTGGCATCACCGCCGTTTTACAGTCAACGCCTATTTCGGCCAGCAAAAGGGCTATGGCGAGGCGGAAGCCCTGCTGCGGTACAAGCATCTTAATTTTTTTGACGACTCGGGTTCGGCCCGCTGGAAAGGCACCATTTACGGAGCGCCCATGGTGGATGATTTTTTTGGCCAGCCGATCATTTATCACGGCGAATTTGCCATGGGCTTTTTCCAGTCGATCTACCGGCGGCCGGAGGCCTTCTGGAAGGCGATTGTCGGCAGCCTCCAGTGGAACATTGCGACGCTTTTTATTCTGGTGTTGTCGATGCAGTTTGAGGTATTGCGGGTCGTGCCGTTGCTGATGTTTGGCGCCACATTGCTCTCGGCGCTTTCCTATATGGGACGGGCGCATATCGAGCCGAAATTTGACACCATCCCGTCGCGCCTGTTGCTTCTTTACCTGGCGTTGACCCAGCCGTGGTCAAGGGCCTGGGCGCGCTATTTCACCTGGCTGGAACACAAGCGCACTCCCAAAACCGTGCTTAACTCAAAGGAAGAGGAACTGGTGGAACCCATCGGGCTTTTGAATTGCGGGCAGCAGGCATACTGGGGCGAAAAGGGATTGGGGCGTGAAATTTTACTGGGGAAAATCGTGGAACGCCTGAACAAGGAAGGCTGGCGTTACGTGCTGGACAACGGTTGGGGCGACTGGGACATCGAAATTCTTACAAGCCGCTGGTGGCATGTCAGGCTCAGGACGCTTTCGGAACATTATCCGGAGGAAAAACGCCTGACACGCGTGGCCAACACCCTGGTGATGAATACGTTCAGCATTCTGACGCTGCTGATCATCGCAGGCCTCGCTTTGACCTTCGGATACATGTTTGCGCCGTATTGGTGGGCCGTCCTGGGGGCCGCCCTGGCCGCGCCCGCCTACGGGTTCTGGCGCGGGCTGGTGGTCCGCCACCGGATCGGCGAACTGGTGCAGGTGGCCGCCGGCGAGTCCGGGCTTATTTCCATTGCCAACGACGCGGACCGCAAATGA
- a CDS encoding ABC transporter ATP-binding protein, which translates to MNLYRRIVFYYRPFLGSIFVSILLLLAAIALNLLKPWPVKFVIDEVLKQDGGAYHLPFWNGPLSFEGALLVSVVSLVLIHLLWGVFNLFNNYWLVGIGLRALLRLRTEVYAWLQSLPLHYHDSHKSGDSTFRVAYDTQAIQTFFNRGFATIIGSSLTLVGTFMVMFQMNPRLSLLSLMVVPLLLAAIWVFASRIRRESMRLQQEESDVMSRASEGLGSIRIVHAFGREEFEVSQFERECEQSLEANRKLTLTNVLSSLVVGSVTALGSAVLLYYGAQEVRNGHLKVGDLYIFISYLVMLYQPLEQLSYTAWAMEGAAAGASRVFEILDTENDVRDLPGAADFKPAGGRIELQNIGFGYESGRTVLGDVSLVVEPGQTVAIVGGTGAGKTTVLSMVPRFYDPDSGRVLVDGQDVKHVKKSSLRSQISLVLQDTVLLNGTVAENIAYGCPQATLSQVMEAARAAQGHEFISAMPQGYDTQVGERGVRLSGGQRQRIGIARAFLRNSPILLLDEPTSALDLKTEAELMGALKNVMQRPTTLIVTHRLATIHDVERIYVMEHGRVVESGSGPELLARGGLYASLWHAADKQ; encoded by the coding sequence ATGAACCTCTACCGACGCATCGTTTTTTATTACCGCCCGTTTCTGGGCTCAATCTTTGTTTCCATCCTGCTGCTGCTTGCCGCCATTGCGCTGAATTTGCTCAAACCCTGGCCGGTCAAGTTTGTGATTGATGAAGTGTTGAAGCAGGACGGAGGCGCCTATCACCTGCCGTTCTGGAACGGCCCCTTGAGTTTTGAGGGAGCGCTCCTGGTTTCCGTGGTTTCACTGGTGCTCATCCATCTTCTCTGGGGTGTGTTTAACCTGTTCAATAACTATTGGCTGGTGGGAATCGGCCTCCGCGCCCTGTTGCGGCTGCGGACCGAAGTCTATGCCTGGCTGCAGAGCCTGCCGCTGCACTATCATGACAGCCACAAGAGCGGCGACAGCACCTTCCGCGTCGCCTACGACACCCAGGCCATCCAGACTTTTTTCAACCGCGGCTTTGCGACCATCATCGGCTCGTCCCTGACTCTGGTTGGAACGTTCATGGTCATGTTCCAGATGAACCCCCGGCTCAGCCTGTTGTCATTGATGGTGGTTCCGCTGCTGCTTGCGGCCATCTGGGTCTTTGCCTCGCGCATCCGGAGGGAATCCATGCGCCTGCAGCAGGAGGAAAGCGATGTCATGTCGCGCGCCTCGGAAGGTCTTGGCAGCATCCGCATTGTACATGCGTTTGGTCGTGAAGAATTTGAAGTCAGCCAGTTTGAGAGGGAATGCGAGCAGTCGCTCGAAGCCAACCGGAAACTGACCCTGACCAATGTGCTGAGCAGCCTGGTGGTAGGATCCGTCACCGCCCTGGGGAGCGCCGTGCTGTTGTATTACGGCGCGCAGGAAGTCCGGAACGGCCATTTGAAGGTGGGCGATCTGTACATTTTCATCAGCTACCTCGTCATGCTGTACCAACCGCTGGAGCAACTCAGCTACACAGCCTGGGCCATGGAAGGCGCCGCCGCAGGAGCATCCCGGGTGTTCGAGATTCTGGACACCGAAAATGATGTCCGGGATTTGCCGGGCGCGGCGGACTTCAAACCCGCGGGCGGAAGGATCGAGCTGCAGAACATTGGGTTTGGCTATGAATCCGGGCGCACGGTTCTGGGAGATGTAAGCCTGGTCGTGGAACCGGGGCAGACCGTGGCCATTGTTGGAGGCACCGGCGCTGGAAAAACAACGGTGCTGTCCATGGTCCCGCGCTTTTACGACCCGGATTCAGGCAGGGTTTTGGTTGATGGGCAGGATGTGAAGCATGTGAAAAAGAGCTCCCTGCGCAGCCAGATCTCGCTGGTCCTGCAGGACACGGTGCTTCTGAACGGCACCGTGGCGGAAAACATCGCCTATGGTTGTCCACAGGCCACGCTGAGCCAGGTCATGGAAGCAGCCCGGGCCGCGCAGGGACATGAGTTTATCAGCGCCATGCCCCAGGGCTATGACACGCAGGTTGGCGAGCGAGGCGTCAGGCTCAGCGGCGGACAGCGGCAACGGATCGGAATCGCGCGCGCGTTTCTGCGGAACAGCCCGATCCTGCTCCTGGACGAACCGACCAGCGCGCTGGACTTGAAAACCGAGGCCGAGTTGATGGGCGCCCTGAAAAACGTAATGCAGCGGCCCACCACGCTGATTGTCACCCATCGCCTGGCAACGATCCACGACGTGGAACGGATTTATGTCATGGAGCACGGGCGGGTTGTGGAAAGCGGTTCGGGACCGGAGTTGCTGGCCCGCGGCGGCCTCTATGCCTCGCTTTGGCATGCAGCGGACAAGCAGTAG
- a CDS encoding addiction module protein: protein MGSAIDLEQMTTVDKLCLMEALWKDLSHKEAVIASPEWHGDVLAERDRLVESGAESFIDWEVAKKKLREELQ from the coding sequence ATGGGTTCGGCAATCGATTTGGAGCAAATGACAACAGTGGATAAGCTGTGCCTGATGGAGGCATTGTGGAAAGACTTGTCGCACAAGGAGGCCGTTATCGCTTCCCCGGAGTGGCATGGTGATGTTCTAGCCGAACGAGACAGATTGGTCGAATCTGGGGCAGAGTCATTCATCGATTGGGAAGTTGCCAAAAAGAAGCTTCGCGAAGAGCTTCAGTGA
- a CDS encoding PilT/PilU family type 4a pilus ATPase gives MPSIFEFIEEATNRNGSDLHIIANNPPMARISGHLIPLNDTPLTPEDCHAVVYSGLTPMQQARFEENWELDFLLETHTGGRCRGNAHVSRGTTEAAYRIVPRNIPDLATLGHMPTVEHLLNLDSGLVLITGTTGSGKSTTLASIIQMIAARRSGIIITIEDPIEYLFTNQLSVIKQREVGADTKSFANALRHVLRQDPDIVVISEMRDQETIQAGITAAETGHLVFATLHTIDAPKTIDRLVDIFPHQQQNQIVTQLANCLKGVLSQRLLSRADGQGRAVATELMLNNMAIASCIRDRKTHQLYGCMEIGKNDGMHTIDDHLIHLLEQNLITPEEAVANARDQENMAGYCT, from the coding sequence GTGCCTTCCATTTTCGAGTTTATAGAAGAAGCAACCAATCGAAATGGTTCGGATCTTCATATCATCGCAAATAACCCGCCCATGGCCCGCATTAGCGGCCACTTGATTCCGTTAAATGACACCCCTCTTACTCCGGAAGACTGCCATGCCGTGGTTTATTCCGGCCTGACTCCAATGCAACAGGCCCGGTTTGAGGAAAATTGGGAACTGGATTTCCTTCTCGAAACACACACAGGAGGCCGCTGTCGTGGAAATGCCCATGTCTCCCGGGGTACCACCGAAGCCGCTTATCGTATTGTGCCCAGAAATATTCCGGATCTGGCAACGCTTGGCCACATGCCAACGGTTGAACACCTGCTGAATTTGGACAGCGGCCTGGTTCTCATCACAGGCACAACGGGTTCGGGGAAAAGCACCACCCTGGCTTCCATCATTCAAATGATCGCCGCTCGGCGTTCCGGCATCATCATCACCATTGAAGACCCGATCGAATACCTTTTTACCAATCAACTCTCCGTCATCAAACAACGCGAAGTCGGCGCCGACACCAAGTCGTTTGCCAATGCTCTGCGTCATGTTTTGCGGCAAGATCCCGACATCGTTGTCATCAGTGAAATGCGGGATCAGGAAACCATACAAGCGGGCATCACCGCGGCGGAAACGGGCCATTTGGTGTTTGCGACCCTTCACACGATTGACGCCCCCAAAACCATTGACCGGCTGGTCGATATCTTTCCGCACCAACAGCAAAACCAGATTGTGACCCAACTGGCCAACTGCTTGAAGGGCGTTCTTTCCCAGCGCCTCTTGAGCCGGGCTGACGGGCAGGGGCGGGCGGTCGCCACGGAACTCATGCTGAACAACATGGCCATTGCCTCGTGCATCCGGGACAGGAAAACGCACCAGCTTTATGGTTGCATGGAAATCGGGAAAAATGACGGGATGCACACGATAGACGACCACCTGATTCATCTCCTCGAGCAGAATCTGATTACTCCCGAGGAGGCGGTCGCGAACGCCCGTGATCAGGAAAACATGGCCGGATATTGCACATGA
- a CDS encoding aminopeptidase: MKDDRFHQLARGLVRYSTALKKDEKVLIELFDAPPEMAVALIREVRAAGAIPYVQTQAGPIQRELLRGATEEQFKYSAEIELKRMQGMQAYIAIRGAHNIFESSDVPPDRMKLAAKLMRPVMDHRVKKTKWVVLRWPTPAMAQQALMSTEAFEDFYFRVCTLDYSKLAPGMKSLKKLMDRTDKVHIKGPGTDLGFSIKGIGSEICGGLRNIPDGEVYSCPVKDSVEGEVSFNVPSVYQGVSFEHIHLKFKKGRVVEASANNTERLNQILDSDEGARYIGEFSLGFNPHILQPMRDILFDEKIAGSFHFTPGQAYEEADNGNRSQVHWDMVCIQRKDYGGGEVYFDGKLIRKDGLFMGGPWTALNPKSILG, translated from the coding sequence ATGAAAGACGATCGTTTCCATCAACTGGCCCGCGGGCTTGTCCGGTATTCCACAGCTCTCAAGAAAGATGAAAAAGTTTTGATCGAACTGTTTGACGCCCCGCCGGAAATGGCGGTCGCCCTGATCCGCGAAGTGCGGGCCGCAGGGGCGATTCCCTATGTCCAGACACAGGCCGGACCCATCCAGCGCGAACTCTTGAGGGGGGCGACGGAGGAGCAGTTCAAATATTCCGCCGAAATCGAACTGAAACGGATGCAGGGCATGCAGGCGTATATCGCCATTCGCGGCGCGCATAATATTTTTGAATCATCCGACGTGCCGCCGGACCGGATGAAACTGGCCGCGAAACTCATGCGGCCCGTGATGGATCACCGCGTCAAAAAAACAAAATGGGTCGTGCTGCGCTGGCCGACCCCCGCGATGGCCCAGCAGGCGCTCATGAGCACGGAAGCGTTCGAGGATTTTTATTTCCGCGTCTGCACCCTGGATTATTCGAAATTGGCGCCGGGCATGAAATCATTGAAAAAGCTCATGGACCGGACGGACAAGGTTCACATCAAGGGGCCGGGCACGGACCTGGGATTTTCCATCAAGGGAATCGGATCGGAAATCTGCGGCGGCCTCCGAAACATCCCGGACGGCGAAGTGTACAGTTGCCCGGTAAAGGATAGCGTTGAGGGAGAGGTTAGTTTCAATGTGCCGTCCGTTTATCAAGGCGTCTCGTTTGAGCACATTCATTTGAAATTCAAGAAAGGCCGCGTGGTGGAGGCGTCGGCCAACAACACGGAGCGGCTGAATCAGATCCTGGATTCCGACGAAGGCGCGCGCTACATCGGGGAGTTCAGCCTCGGGTTTAATCCCCATATTTTGCAGCCGATGCGCGATATTCTGTTCGACGAAAAAATCGCCGGTTCGTTTCATTTCACCCCCGGCCAGGCGTACGAGGAGGCCGACAACGGGAACCGTTCCCAGGTGCATTGGGACATGGTTTGCATCCAGCGCAAGGACTACGGCGGCGGCGAGGTTTATTTCGACGGCAAACTCATCCGCAAGGACGGCCTCTTCATGGGCGGACCGTGGACCGCGCTGAATCCGAAGTCGATCCTGGGATAA
- a CDS encoding RpiB/LacA/LacB family sugar-phosphate isomerase, translating into MKIGIAADHGGFKIKAQIQSELEKQGFQVVDFGPHQLDPADDYPDYGIPAAEAVARHEVDRSILICNNGIGMCMLANKIPGIRAALVYNEHCALNTREHHDSNVLCLGGQEFCPEQLLKFTNIWLHTDFAGGRHERRMNKIAVLDKQLPGV; encoded by the coding sequence ATGAAAATCGGCATCGCAGCGGACCACGGCGGCTTTAAAATCAAAGCGCAGATCCAGTCCGAACTCGAAAAACAAGGCTTCCAGGTGGTCGATTTCGGCCCGCATCAATTGGACCCGGCGGATGACTATCCCGACTACGGCATTCCGGCCGCCGAGGCTGTCGCGCGCCACGAAGTGGATCGTTCCATCCTGATTTGCAACAACGGCATTGGCATGTGCATGCTGGCCAACAAAATCCCCGGTATCCGCGCAGCGCTGGTCTATAACGAACACTGCGCCCTCAACACCCGCGAGCATCACGATTCGAATGTGCTTTGCCTCGGCGGCCAGGAATTTTGCCCGGAACAACTCCTTAAGTTCACAAATATCTGGCTCCACACCGATTTTGCCGGAGGCCGGCACGAGCGCCGCATGAACAAAATCGCTGTCCTGGACAAGCAACTGCCTGGCGTTTGA
- a CDS encoding NAD(P)H-dependent oxidoreductase: protein MNTIPREKLLGTLKWRYATKQFDPAKKIAPADWSALEESLILSPSSFGLQPWKFVVVTDPQVREKLKAVSWNQGQVTDCSHHVVFAIRTDVNEAYIDRFLARAVEIRGGSVEPLAGYRGMMVSFANKAAKEGWLHEWATRQVYIALGNFMTSAALLGIDTCPMEGLEPAKYDEILGLNALGLKTVVACCAGYRSAQDKYAATPKVRFHPKDVILHV from the coding sequence ATGAACACCATCCCTCGTGAAAAACTGCTCGGAACCCTGAAATGGCGTTACGCCACCAAACAATTTGATCCCGCTAAAAAAATCGCTCCCGCGGACTGGTCTGCGCTGGAAGAAAGCCTGATCCTGTCCCCTTCTTCCTTCGGGCTGCAACCCTGGAAGTTCGTCGTCGTCACGGATCCCCAAGTCCGCGAAAAACTCAAGGCGGTTTCCTGGAACCAGGGACAGGTCACCGATTGCTCGCACCATGTGGTCTTTGCCATCCGGACCGATGTCAACGAAGCCTATATCGACCGCTTTCTGGCCCGCGCCGTTGAAATTCGGGGTGGCAGCGTCGAACCCCTGGCAGGCTATCGCGGCATGATGGTCAGTTTTGCCAACAAAGCGGCCAAGGAAGGCTGGCTGCACGAATGGGCCACCCGTCAGGTTTATATCGCCCTCGGTAACTTCATGACCAGCGCCGCATTGCTGGGCATCGACACCTGTCCCATGGAAGGCTTGGAACCCGCCAAATACGATGAAATTCTTGGACTGAACGCGCTCGGATTAAAAACCGTTGTGGCCTGTTGCGCCGGCTACCGCTCGGCCCAGGACAAATATGCCGCCACGCCCAAGGTGCGTTTTCATCCCAAGGACGTGATCCTGCATGTTTAA